A window from Streptomyces subrutilus encodes these proteins:
- a CDS encoding ABC transporter permease, with protein sequence MFRTALRNVLAHKARLLMTVLAVTLGVAFVSGTLVFTDTLGKSLSGQSAKSYDGVAVSVTSYGTSRDEDGRKEGEPGISQQTLDKVKALGGVASVSGRVSGFAGVGDEDGKLIGSGWANKGGNYAPVVDGKDPRYTFTDGTGPTADGQIALDRSTAATGRYRVGDTVRVATNGPVKEYTLTGVFTTEDGAVNAGGSLVLFDNAVAQRLYLQPGYYQELSIGARAGTTADRLLADVKPLLDAEHTRAQTGAALAAEQASDIKKQLGGMNQMLLGFAGIALFVGIFLIYNTFTMLVTQRTKELALLRAVGANRGQVIRSVLAEALLVGVLSSVIGLVTGIGLAVGMRSVMNAFDAKIPAGDLVVSPGTIGWALAIGVLVTTLAALLPAWRTGRIAPVAAMGSAHLPATAKSLVVRNVLGSVIGAAGVGGVLLGVSAGGDEGRMILAAGAFFMLIGMIVLLPLLSRPVIAAIRPVLQKLFGVPGKLAAQNAVRNPRRTAVTAASLAIGLTLVTALSVIGITMGQAVDRMSTDKLKADYRVSMAGGVGALDTSVAETLAGAPGIKAVSPQAIGYVTVGEDIRSVSGVTPQTIGQLLNIEVIGGSLDSLAKGEIAVAQKTAEKQKLTTGSTLQVRYDDGRQASLTVGAVYKDLEGLLSPYVMDNKILAAHSEEQYINEVYVNATGGESKAAQQAVVDALGKNPAMTVATRQDMRNEMGGLVNTALNIMYGLLGMALIISVLGVVNTLAMSVFERTQEIGMLRAIGLDRGRVKNMIRLEAVVISLFGAVLGVAIGVFLAWALGTTFASSVPDYALVLPFGRLGLFLLLAAVVGVLAAMWPARSAARLNMLTAIKTE encoded by the coding sequence ATGTTCCGTACCGCCCTGCGCAACGTCCTCGCGCACAAGGCGCGGCTGCTGATGACCGTGCTCGCCGTCACCCTCGGCGTCGCCTTCGTCTCCGGCACCCTCGTCTTCACCGACACCCTCGGCAAATCGCTCTCCGGCCAGTCCGCCAAGAGCTACGACGGCGTCGCCGTCTCCGTGACCTCGTACGGCACCTCGCGCGACGAGGACGGCCGCAAGGAGGGCGAGCCGGGCATCAGCCAGCAGACCCTCGACAAGGTCAAGGCCCTCGGCGGCGTCGCGTCCGTCTCCGGCCGCGTCTCCGGGTTCGCCGGCGTCGGCGACGAGGACGGCAAACTGATCGGCTCCGGCTGGGCCAACAAGGGCGGCAACTACGCGCCCGTCGTGGACGGCAAGGACCCGCGCTACACCTTCACCGACGGCACCGGCCCGACCGCCGACGGCCAGATCGCCCTCGACCGCTCGACCGCGGCCACCGGCAGGTACCGCGTCGGCGACACGGTCCGCGTGGCCACCAACGGCCCGGTGAAGGAGTACACCCTCACCGGCGTCTTCACCACCGAGGACGGCGCGGTCAACGCGGGCGGCAGCCTCGTCCTCTTCGACAACGCCGTCGCCCAGCGGCTCTACCTCCAGCCCGGCTACTACCAGGAGCTGTCGATCGGCGCCCGGGCCGGCACCACGGCCGACCGGCTCCTCGCCGACGTCAAACCGCTGCTCGACGCCGAGCACACCCGCGCCCAGACCGGCGCCGCCCTCGCCGCCGAACAGGCGAGCGACATCAAGAAGCAGCTGGGCGGCATGAACCAGATGCTGCTGGGCTTCGCCGGGATCGCGCTCTTCGTCGGCATCTTCCTGATCTACAACACGTTCACCATGCTGGTCACCCAGCGCACCAAGGAACTGGCCCTGCTGCGCGCCGTCGGCGCCAACCGCGGCCAGGTCATCCGGTCGGTGCTCGCCGAGGCGCTGCTCGTCGGCGTCCTGTCCTCCGTCATCGGCCTGGTCACCGGCATCGGGCTGGCCGTCGGCATGCGCTCCGTGATGAACGCCTTCGACGCCAAGATCCCGGCCGGCGACCTCGTGGTCTCCCCCGGCACCATCGGCTGGGCCCTGGCCATCGGCGTCCTGGTCACCACCCTCGCCGCCCTGCTGCCCGCCTGGCGCACCGGCCGCATCGCCCCCGTCGCAGCCATGGGCAGCGCCCACCTGCCGGCCACCGCCAAGTCGCTGGTGGTGCGCAACGTCCTCGGCTCCGTCATCGGCGCCGCCGGTGTCGGCGGGGTGCTGCTGGGCGTCTCCGCGGGCGGCGACGAGGGCCGGATGATCCTGGCCGCCGGCGCGTTCTTCATGCTCATCGGCATGATCGTGCTGCTGCCGCTGCTGTCCAGGCCGGTCATCGCGGCCATCCGTCCCGTCCTGCAGAAGCTGTTCGGCGTCCCCGGCAAGCTGGCCGCGCAGAACGCCGTCCGCAACCCGCGCCGCACCGCCGTCACCGCCGCCTCCCTGGCGATCGGCCTCACGCTGGTCACCGCCCTGTCGGTCATCGGCATCACCATGGGCCAGGCCGTGGACCGGATGAGCACCGACAAGCTCAAGGCCGACTACCGCGTCTCCATGGCCGGCGGCGTGGGCGCCCTCGACACGTCGGTGGCCGAGACCCTGGCCGGGGCCCCCGGCATCAAGGCCGTCTCCCCGCAGGCCATCGGCTACGTCACGGTCGGCGAGGACATCCGGTCGGTGTCCGGCGTCACCCCGCAGACCATCGGCCAGCTCCTGAACATCGAGGTCATCGGCGGTTCGCTGGACAGCCTCGCCAAGGGCGAGATCGCGGTCGCGCAGAAGACGGCCGAGAAGCAGAAGCTCACCACCGGCTCCACCCTCCAGGTCCGCTACGACGACGGCCGGCAGGCCAGCCTCACGGTCGGAGCGGTCTACAAGGACCTGGAGGGCCTGCTGTCGCCGTACGTCATGGACAACAAGATCCTCGCGGCGCACAGCGAGGAGCAGTACATCAACGAGGTGTACGTCAACGCCACCGGGGGCGAGTCCAAGGCCGCCCAGCAGGCCGTGGTCGACGCGCTCGGCAAGAACCCGGCCATGACCGTCGCCACCCGGCAGGACATGCGCAACGAGATGGGCGGCCTCGTCAACACGGCGCTGAACATCATGTACGGCCTGCTCGGCATGGCGCTGATCATCTCGGTGCTGGGCGTCGTCAACACCCTGGCGATGTCGGTGTTCGAACGCACCCAGGAGATCGGCATGCTGCGGGCCATCGGGCTCGACCGCGGCCGGGTCAAGAACATGATCCGCCTGGAGGCCGTGGTGATCTCGCTGTTCGGCGCGGTCCTGGGCGTCGCCATCGGCGTCTTCCTCGCCTGGGCGCTGGGCACCACCTTCGCCTCGTCGGTCCCCGACTACGCGCTGGTCCTGCCCTTCGGCCGGCTCGGCCTCTTCCTCCTGCTGGCCGCCGTCGTCGGTGTCCTGGCCGCCATGTGGCCGGCCCGCAGCGCCGCCCGGCTGAACATGCTGACCGCCATCAAGACCGAATAG